The Plasmodium relictum strain SGS1 genome assembly, chromosome: 4 region aaaacttatgtaaaattataattgtGAATTAGGtcctttttttcttcctATGCTATCTGAAAATCTTCTATTATAtaattgtcttttttttGCTCTGCCGGTTAAAGGTTTCTTTTTGTCTTGTTTAGGAACTTTAGGTGTTTGATTTTTGACTTTTCCTGCTCTTGCTAATGAACCGTGAACTTTTCCTATAATATAAAagcaataaaataattatttaatttttgctaaaaaagaaataaaggaatcaaaataaaaaattaaaatgataaaataaataagattttaaaaaaattaaactacatattattttattataaactATAGATATTGtttcaacaaaaaaaaagactataatattttgaaattgagagaaaaaaaaagaattatatagGTAGCTTTTAATGTTAGtacaataaaaagaatatatatatatatgtatacatgtatatcaaaaaaaaaaatttatattttaataaacttaCCCATTTTCCTTATATgcttaaaattaaataaagaatcttattatttgaaatatttctttatgaaaagttaaaattttttgtaatttttctcaaaaaaaattatattttttaatcttaataaaaaaaataaaattttaactcATATATTtcaacatttaaaaaaaataaatatatattttttcctgttaaatttttttatataaaaaattttaaatcttgattcttttattttattttcttttttttttttttagtttttacatataacgatgttaatttttttttttttttttttttttatatgctgTAACTTAAGTCCTCTTAAACcccttttataatttttttcaaagtttaaaaaaaaatcatattaaattaatttttttttaaaaaatcatatttAGTTactctttttattaattataattaacaaaaaacaattaaacgtaaaactattatttttttaattttttatagatGATTCTCtgtgaaaaaaataaaaatatttaagatGCTGTGTtgttttgtatttttaaatttttaatgatattaaATATGTTTAATAATTGAAAAGCAAagtatgaagaaaaaaaaaaaattaatataatcatataaaaatggaaaataatttataatttttattttattttatcttatttttttttttttatgccattaaaaaataaaagaaaataaaattagatgAAAAATATCTCTTAAAAATACAATCATgtttttatgaataaaaatatatattaaattactaAAACATTTTACTTTTCTATACAGAGCatatacaaaattttaatagataatttaattatgaaattattttagaaatgtatatatatatataatatattatttcttctaTTAAAATCAAATTCAAAACGCAATGGTaacttaaatattatttttttaaagagaaaaaatatattttatttattattaatatacattttaaggaatacaataaataattaaaaagaaatatataagatgtactttgaaaaaatatactttgtatactcaattttttatattttgcatatacaatattttatacattattccttatttatttaattctatataatacttttattgcttttatttatttctcaATATGTATATTGATGGAAGCTTGTTTTAATCTATCAACTATAGCCATACCTAGGCCAACTGATATAGAAACTACACCGAAGTTATCTGGTAATTTATCTTGAAGCAATACAATTGCTGACTCTGATATAATTTTTGAAGTTAATAAGTAACCAGGATCTTCATTTTTTCCACTTAAATATAGAgagattttcttttttcttttttcatcgTTAGATTCACCAATTATTATACACTTCCAAAAAGCTTTTTTTAGTTCTTCAGATGTTTTTGGTTTATGAATTAAATCAAcatatttctttataaaataatcaaaaaaacTAAAGGATAacaaaaaattgaatattaTAGAGAACGTTCTTTTAATAACATATTTAGTTGTAGTTAAATAAGGATCATAATCCTTATAACTCACAACTAAGTCTTTTCCGTATTTATAATTCAATAAGTAATTAGACCATATTACATATGCTTCTTCTACTTTAGAATAAGGAGTATTAAAGCAGTAACCAAACTCTTTTTCgtaatcaaaaaaataattgttttgttgttttttttttttagagaaagtatttttttcatatttgttATCACATAAATAATGCTTATTATAACTATTACCTATTTGCTTTTTAAATAGTAAACAACTCTTTATTGTTGTTTTTCCGATAGTTCTTAAATGGAAACCTTCTGTTGATATACGTACTCGAATATACGGACAAggctttttatataaatttaaagattcattttgaataataaaatttcctAAGTCACTAATCGCTGAAATAAAGGAAGCACtatgaattattttcaattttttcttctttgctatttcattaaattctttatatatttttaaaataaaagtatgtTCACCACATATATCTAAATAGTGTGCATTCCCTTCAATACATCCCTTAACGATATTATATccatatattatatatggCCCTATTGTACTAATGACTACATTGCACATCTCACAACATCTTAAAACAGATTCATAGTTATTTATATCACATtctattttgtttattttttcaatattaatattttcctCTTCTTTAATGTTTAACAAAatgttatttaatttttctatgttTCTTACAGGGCACAATAACTTTATCTCatcattaaatatttttgttttataatttttcagtAAGTATTCTAAAACCATTTTACCAGTGTATCCTGTACTaccaaataataatatatcatatttcttttcactcatttttgttttttttatttaattttctatGTAATCGAaccattaaaaataaatataatatatgatttatatatatatatatatatataaaaagtagCAACTATaagaattataatttatttaaaaagaattataaataaattattagaattataagttttctttttctaaatttaatatatttaaagttTTTAGAATAATAAGCATAATGAATTGTTTTACTTTTtaacatataaaataaataaaaaccaAAAATTCAATAACTGTATTAAGtcttctataaaaaaaaagtttacttagaaaaaaagtaaaagtaaaagatattataaatgaaatataattcTATAGCATAatgaacaaaaaatttaaaagaatgatgataattttcataatattataatcaAACTAAAcaggtttattaaaaatttcgtTACACAAAATCAGTAAAGTTATacgaaaacaaaaatatatatatatatatatatatatatatatatctgaTTTTACAtactattaatttttaagaaGCCTTATAATGTTATTTTAGTTACATGAGttattaaaatgaaattaatatatatatataatcatGTTAGTAGAATAAATAATAGGAGTGtggataatataaataaaaaatgtgttATCATTAAAGATAAACTTTTGTAATACTTCATATTACCTAATGATATCGAATTAATGAAATGCTTcctataaatttattattaataaacatTAATAACCTTaaaaaaatgcatatatacatttataatatattacaGACAACCTCAATGACAATACAATGAAATCCCATTATTTCTcatatttctatttaaaatatatatttttttttttttttaaatatataacgGATGATCTAAGGGGTTTCaaaaattctctttttttttaggagtttaaaaaaataagtagtAAACAGCCAAAATGtaacacttttttttttttatttatatatttttttttttttaatttatatatttttttttttttaatttatatatttttttttttttaatttatatattttttttttaatttatatatatattttttttttttatttatttattttttttttatttatttattcttttttttattatttatatttttttttctctctctatatatatattttttattctttttttttatttatattttattattttctttttttatatatatgtatttttttttgtatttgtattaatatatacatacttattttttttacatattttatatttatacataatttcttcttaaatatattatttttttttttatatatgtttcatatacatattttgtgaatatattttatttttttataagctttatttttttttataaatatttagcatgataatatatatatatatattcattaaattataaCATATCATTTTTCATATGGCATATACatatctttattaatatttatcatttaaatatttatctaATTTTGTTTTGATTTCTTGGTTATAgtaagaataaataaaatggaaTAATTAACTGAGGGATTTTTTTAGATAggtatttatatgaaaataaaataaaataaaataaaattgtatgaagtaaaattaaaatgaaatagcaattaattataaatattaatgatgATAATTCTATAGAAGATTTTGATTTCAAATCAAATGTTTTCGTATCCTCTAAGAAGTTCtgaatatttatgaaaaaaaaaaataattcttaattaaaaaaataatatatatgaaaaaaaatattttaaaaaaaatacacctgaaaaaatattaatttcaaTTAGCAAATtaacttaattttatttttaattaaaattattgaacAATTCGAAGAGTtactatttaaaatatttctgtttaaatattaaagataATAACTTCAAATTTGTTCATAAATCAAATGTATATACGGTGgctttttaaattttgaattttaaAAGTGTCAATCCATATATATcacagaaaaaaatatttattactagttttttatattcaaaataaattatttcattttcttatattaaaaaaaaatttattattacatttattatatatatatatattttttttttttattatgtaacAGTTTTTCTATCATGGAGTTAAGTTTTGATTAAAAAAGAGgataaaagcaaaaaaaaaaaataatgtttcAGAgctctaaaaaaaaaaaaaaagaagtacATTGTATTTTGAATGTTGAagcatatgtatatatataaaaagaaaaactaaTAACAACAGTGTTCACCTTAAATTTAAAGAAGTgtaaagaataataaaagtagctaactaaaaatgagaaaaaaattgtattttaaaaaaataataagaaaatatttttagtgtattataaataaaataaactagAAATGTGAACTCCTCTTTTTCAAAgaatagaaaatttattaaagcTTATGATAATTCATAGTAATATGTGAAAGTATTTTTGtagttatttcaaaaaatctAAAACCtgctatattttttctttttttttaaaaggaaTGAGTTTAAGCTCAAAATATCCTGCATATATACATacacaaaattaaaaaaatttttttttttgtgtaatttttaaaaacaggAAGGAAGGTCTGAGATGCTGCATTTAAAGAGTACAGAAAATTTGGAAGAGTTtctcttcattttttctttctttaaaaatacttttgagaaaaaaaatattgaaaaaatattaattagcTAACAGAAAAAACAATCATATTTTCCTTACGGAAAATATGGTTTTGAAAAAGCTAATAAGCAAGTATACATAGGTGAGTTCGATTTTTGAggtttttctaaattattcttaaattcatttaagaaaaattagaaaaataacTTAATTCAGACTACTCTTAAATTCATTcctacattaaaaaaaaaaaaaatatatatatataaaatagaagaaatacaaatgttatgttttataaaatatcaaaatGTACAAAAATATCTAGAGGAGTATaacccttttttttttctttttttatttttcgtttttcttttttttttaaaatatatttttgtactgtagattaaaataatagtatatataattttttttttttttttaatgtgatttaaaaattttttttaaaagaaccATTTCAAAATTGAAATTTTAACTATTTAggaatttatataaattaattcgttttaaaaaattaaaaatggtatattaaaaaaaataatataaaaaaattatgaattattttatacgaaaattcataaaacaaatataaaagagcaaaaatttataacaaaagggtaaaatacaaaaaaataatatataacaaagaattaataataaaaaaaataatttaaaatatcgtGTGCAAAAATTTATGTCAAAGATAAAGAagtcaaaaatatatttaacttttaataaagtttgattatttttaaagtacacttttaataatttgaatcattttttattttttgcaaTATTAGGTAGGTATTCATAggattttaaatatatatatatatatatatatatatatatatatatttttaatatctttaaattaaataaaaaaataaccattcaaaaaaaaaaaaaatatatagtcCTTGCGactttattataaatttcattttcaaaaaacttttatgctctcatttttatataatttttcttttttctattatatttttaaataaatcacatttaattataaaaattaaaaacaagtaaaaaaaaaagaaaaatttaaaataaaataaaaggtaaatgaaatataatttgCTTAAAAACAATTCCCTTTAAAGAAATGACGGATTTTTTAAGGTACTACATATgttttaattctttaaacaagaaaaaatagaaattttgtttgtttaaaaatttaatttttaagatTATAGCGTTAAAATTTGAATAGGAAAtgctatttatatttttcatatgaatatataactgtgatttttactttttttctttgttttttctttattttgcaattatatattttcattgtcatctgttttaatatattgttatatatatgttttattttttttactaatacATATGAGTATGTTTTTGTTTatagtttttaaaaatatatattattaattttttttcttatttatgtttttttttttttttgataccTGCATAACTTTACATATGCTTACATTTTATCACTTTCtgtattttttcaatattcattttttgaactttttatttttcctatATACACTTTTTGAACATCTTTTGACTTTTTAGGAATATTCCAAAGCCTGTTAAAAAGTACTACAACAATTTAGATGAagataattttaaagaaaaaacatcACCAAAGAAAGAGGAAACAAAAAATCAATGttatgaatatttaaaaagaaagcATTTAAGAATTACATGTAATGATGATTTCCGAGGGGGAGGTGCTTATCCAGAAATTCATATTAATCAGTATCCAAATAATATTGGTTTAAAA contains the following coding sequences:
- a CDS encoding 40S ribosomal protein S30, putative, whose amino-acid sequence is MGKVHGSLARAGKVKNQTPKVPKQDKKKPLTGRAKKRQLYNRRFSDSIGRKKGPNSQL